GTTAAATCTGTATTCATTAACCTCTATTGCTTGTGGCTTTTATTTTGCATTTATTTTCCCATTGCAGAAAGCATCCCCCTTGCATAAGCATTACTTGGGTCTTGTTGCAATATTATTCTACATTCAGAAGCAGCATCTTGATAATTCCCTTTGCTATAATAAATTGTTGCCAAATTTTTTCTTGTATTCATATCGTTTGGGTCTATCTTTAGAATTTCCTTGCATTCTATTGCACATTCATCCATCATTCCTTTATTGTAATAGATAAGGGAAAGCCTTGTGTGAACATCCTTGATATTTGAGTATTTAGGGTTAATCTTAATGATTCTTTCCCATATTTTCCTTGCCTCCTCTGTATTTCCCATATCCATATAAAGATAGCCTAAGGTTTCCAAAAATTCGGGGTTATCAGGTCTTAAATTAACAGCATATTCAAGGGATTTCCTTGCTTCCTCAAGCCTTCCTTTATCCTTATTGATAACTCCAATATAATGATGGGATGGTGCATAGTATGGGTCTATTTCAAAAACCCTGGAATAGCAAGCCATTGCTTTATCCTCTGCACCTTCTCCTCCCCTTAAGTAATATGCTGTTCCCAATGAATGCCATAGGGATGAGGATTGTGGTGTATAGCTTAATTCCTGTTTAAATAGCTTGATTGCCTCATCCATCTCCTCTTTTTTTCCTCTAACAAGCAATATCTGTGTCAAAGAATGATAATAGCTTTGTTCAAATGGATATCGGGATATTGCCTTTCTGTAATAATTTATTGCGATATCAGGCATTTTCGACTCCTCATAAACCCTGCCTGTTCTAAATGTAATATCTGCAATAAAATATGGGATAATGGGAAAAATAAAGACAAAAGAAAGGAGAATAAGGGGGATTCCAATCAAGTATCTTTTTGCTTTGCTTTCAATTATTGTAGTCTTTTCAGGGGATGTAAGCCCAGCCAATATTCCAATCATAACCCAAGATAGCCCAGATATTGTTGTTGCTCCAAAGCTAAATTCATTCTGGATAAGGTATGCTGCCTGGAGGCAAAGGATTCCTATTATAAGCTTATCTTTGTTTTCTGAAAATGCCTTTATTCCAACAGAAAATACGATGAGAAATAACCAGATATAAACAAGCAATCCAGGGATTCCATAATTTAGGGCTGTATCCAATATTTCATTATGTGCCCTATTTGTCAGGCTATATTCTGAAAATCTTCTTATGTATGAAAGACCCCTATATTTTGGAAAGACATAGCCAAGTGTTTCAGGCCCAATTCCAAATATTGGATGCTCCTTTATTATTTTAAAACAGGCTTTCCACATCATTATCCTGATACCAGCAGATGATTGAAGGGGATCAGCAATTCCACCTTCTGCTTCCTGGACTACCTCTATTTTTTCCTCTATTTTTTCGCTTTTCTCCTTTTTTATTTGTATTGTTGTAAAGAACCTTGCTGCAATGGCTGATTTATCAA
The sequence above is drawn from the bacterium genome and encodes:
- a CDS encoding tetratricopeptide repeat protein yields the protein MKKKKQGNIPKIIVVSFLIILFVVPLIFLVPVNSVDLTKIGVLYTFLSLILCLWVYKFSKDREFPRIISPIFLPVVLFFWIVIFATIFSQYPYLSLIGDYNRLQGLLTLTAYILLFYISSILSRNKKVLSLMLDIILLSNFFAGIYGIIQRLGLDPYQWSGGGWARIHSSFGNPVFYAAWLSMVLPVNLILYLKEDNRKKRLIYATSFIYTYTLLLFANTRATFVGYFGASLIFFLFLLGKRFIFSFYGITGLVFGIISAIIILFLNPTGIHALFIGGLFIGIFFFGPFFFLKGFHKNQIFIIGIICILLTIIFNFDKSAIAARFFTTIQIKKEKSEKIEEKIEVVQEAEGGIADPLQSSAGIRIMMWKACFKIIKEHPIFGIGPETLGYVFPKYRGLSYIRRFSEYSLTNRAHNEILDTALNYGIPGLLVYIWLFLIVFSVGIKAFSENKDKLIIGILCLQAAYLIQNEFSFGATTISGLSWVMIGILAGLTSPEKTTIIESKAKRYLIGIPLILLSFVFIFPIIPYFIADITFRTGRVYEESKMPDIAINYYRKAISRYPFEQSYYHSLTQILLVRGKKEEMDEAIKLFKQELSYTPQSSSLWHSLGTAYYLRGGEGAEDKAMACYSRVFEIDPYYAPSHHYIGVINKDKGRLEEARKSLEYAVNLRPDNPEFLETLGYLYMDMGNTEEARKIWERIIKINPKYSNIKDVHTRLSLIYYNKGMMDECAIECKEILKIDPNDMNTRKNLATIYYSKGNYQDAASECRIILQQDPSNAYARGMLSAMGK